Proteins encoded together in one Salarias fasciatus chromosome 17, fSalaFa1.1, whole genome shotgun sequence window:
- the atxn7l1 gene encoding ataxin-7-like protein 1 isoform X1: MHSKNQKRHSSPVPSKGPLVPMKPKAPAVAPAVAPSPGDTLAFRVPKDYPHSRFSKAPLAVYPPKGARNKTCVSLPVVSLEKMPCLSRGDSSSHVRLGSSSSSSSSSSPSFHKSSSVTPAASQRSGEKLTNGRSTGGPSTPRSATPPSSLDKRPSPARSPLDRRGSSTPSPSPLDRKASSSPSPSHRSVAPPALTSPSPLEKKHQNGTKTSSKPHKRLSGRVFDPNKHCGVQDPETKRPCTRSLTCKTHSLTHRRAVPGRRKQFDILLAEHKGRAKEKEGAKEKDGAQGGKEGSGQSVPPAEAASPGKSHCPNGRLLSTLKLRLANAHIPRVPGGSAASTSAPLLPAAAPALVSSAEPSPHGWVTTAGDGGRLSSDEGEAESPEDAGAPAFHYSTRHPQPSGVCVFSSRLMGRGHYVFDRRWDRMRLALQNMVEKHLNAQMWRKVPLAAESLLSSSSSSSSSSSPSGTSSITSQHAPLPTSASNTLSYTATFPQSAATAVVFNIRDSPQPHAPGRARNGAHRASRPSKDTEDPAVASKKRKNSFYSSSPFFPTVENHKRNGSSFHPALQGSGGSAASPARKKGLGRGDGGLWSGSDDWLSKPEGSQSHNSQNSREHAASSVPYSPSREPASAPHQPMAPPTGPLAYGGGAEGRKRRSPSSYRGKASKLSRPDGLDSLFGKGSDSILASGPESSRQAKLHH, translated from the exons ATGCATAGCAAAAACC AAAAGCGACACAGCTCCCCCGTCCCTTCCAAGGGCCCGCTGGTACCCATGAAGCCCAAAGCCCCCGCCGTGGCCCCCGCGGTGGCCCCCAGTCCGGGGGACACGCTGGCATTCAGGGTCCCAAAGGACTACCCCCACTCCCGCTTCAGCAAGGCACCGCTCGCCGTGTATCCACCGAAGGGGGCTCGGAACAAGACGTG TGTATCGCTGCCAGTCGTGAGCCTGGAGAAGATGCCCTGTCTGAGTCGAGGCGATTCATCCTCGCACGTGCGCCtcggttcctcctcctcctcctcctcctcctcctcgccttcCTTCCACAAGTCCTCATCCGTCACTCCCGCCGCCTCCCAGCGTTCCGGCGAGAAGCTCACAAACGGCCGCTCAACCGGCGGGCCGTCCACGCCGCGCTCCGCCACGCCTCCATCCTCCCTGGATAAGCGGCCCAGCCCGGCGCGCTCGCCACTGGACAGGCGGGGCTCGTCCACGCCGTCCCCATCCCCGCTGGACCGGAAAGCCTCCTCGTCGCCCTCGCCTTCTCACCGATCGGTCGCTCCGCCGGCCCTGACGTCGCCGTCGCCGTTGGAGAAAAAGCACCAGAACGGGACGAAAACTTCCTCCAAGCCGCACAAAAGACTCTCAG GGAGAGTGTTTGATCCCAACAAGCACTGTGGAGTGCAGGACCCGGAGACCAAACGGCCCTGCACGCGGTCCCTCACCTGCAAG aCTCACTCCTTAACCCATCGCCGAGCCGTCCCCGGCCGGAGGAAACAGTTCGACATCCTCCTGGCCGAACACAAGGGGCGCGCCAAGGAGAAGGAGGGAGCGAAGGAGAAGGACGGAGCGCAGGGGGGAAAGGAGGGCTCCGGACAGAGCGTCCCGCCGGCGGAGGCCGCAAGCCCCGGCAAATCTCACTGCCCCAACGGGCGACTCCTGTCCACGCTCAAGCTCCGGCTGGCCAACGCACACATACCAAG GGTTCCCGGCGGCTCCGCTGCGTCCACCTCCGCTCCCCTGCTCCCAGCCGCCGCTCCCGCCCTGGTCTCCAGCGCGGAGCCGTCCCCCCACGGCTGGGTGACGACAGCGGGAGACGGCGGGCGGCTCTCCAGCGACGAGGGAGAGGCAGAGTCTCCGGAAGACGCCGGCGCACCTGCTTTCCACTACTCCACTCGTCACCCACAGCCTTCGGGG gTTTGCGTCTTCAGCAGCCGGCTCATGGGACGGGGCCACTACGTGTTTGACCGGCGGTGGGACCGCATGAGGCTGGCGCTTCAGAATATGGTGGAGAAACACCTCAACGCACAAATGTGGAG GAAGGTGCCTCTGGCAGCCGagagcctcctctcctcctcctcctcctcctcctcctcctcctcaccctccggTACCTCCTCCATTacttcccagcatgctcctTTGCCCACCTCCGCCTCCAACACGCTCTCCTACACCGCCACGTTCCCTCAGTCGGCGGCAACAGCCGTCGTTTTCAACATCAGAGACTCCCCGCAGCCCCACGCGCCGGGGAGAGCCCGGAACGGCGCTCACCGAGCCAGCCGGCCATCCAAAGACACGGAGGACCCTGCGGTGGCATCTAAGAAGAGAAAGAACTCTTTCTACTCGTCTTCTCCCTTCTTTCCCACCGTGGAGAATCACAAGAGGAACGGCAGCAGCTTTCATCCGGCGTTACAAGGCTCGGGGGGCAGCGCCGCCTCCCCGGCCAGGAAGAAGGGACTGGGCCGAGGGGACGGAGGACTGTGGAGCGGCTCGGACGACTGGCTGTCCAAACCCGAGGGCTCGCAGAGCCACAACTCCCAGAACAG CCGCGAACACGCTGCCTCCAGCGTCCCCTACTCACCCAGCAGAGAGCCGGCCTCGGCCCCCCACCAGCCCATGGCGCCCCCCACGGGGCCCTTAGCGTacgggggaggggcggaggggaggaagaggaggagtcccAGCTCCTACAGAGGCAAAGCCAGCAAGCTGAGCCGGCCAGACGGTCTGGACAGCCTCTTCGGCAAAGGGAGCGACAGCATCCTGGCTTCAGGCCCCGAGTCTTCCAGACAG GCCAAGTTGCATCACTGA
- the sypl1 gene encoding synaptophysin-like protein 1 — protein sequence MMTGFRLNLSPLKEPLGFVKLVEWLTAIFAFGSCGGYSGRNIISILCGDSRNETLNADFHYPFRLSDVPLVRENTSLCNHTVTPTHLVGDSASSAEFFVGVGIICFLYSMAALLVYLGYMHVYKDSDFGPIFDFLITAVLVFLWLVCSSAWAKGLQNVKDATNTEGVGATLALCKASNVTCEVTEFANMRTLNISVVFGFLNMFVWAGNAWFVYKETRWHSQKFSSQPGPSRQQVPAPI from the exons ATGATGACCGGATTTCGGCTCAACTTGTCGCCCCTGAAGGAGCCTCTGGGCTTCGTCAAACTGGTGGAGTGG CTCACTGCTATATTTGCTTTTGGAAGCTGTGGCGGCTACTCCGGGAGGAACATCATATCCATCCTCTGTGGTGACAGCAGGAATGAAACCCTCAACGCCGACTTTCACTATCCATTCAG GTTGAGCGACGTCCCGCTGGTGAGGGAGAACACCAGTCTTTGTAACCACACCGTCACCCCGACGCACCTGGTCGGCGACTCGGCCTCGTCGGCGGAGTTCTTCGTCGGCGTCGGCATCATCTGCTTCCTGTACAGCATGGCGGCCCTGCTGGTGTACTTAGGCTACATGCACGTCTACAAGGACTCCGATTTCGGACCCATCTTT GATTTCTTGATCACGGCCGTCCTGGTCTTCCTGTGGCTGGTGTGCTCGTCCGCCTGGGCCAAGGGCCTGCAGAACGTGAAGGACGCCACCAACACGGAGGGCGTCGGCGCCACGCTCGCCCTCTGCAAGGCCAGCAACGTCACCTGCGAGGTGACGGAGTTCGCCAACATGCGGACCCTCAACATCTCAGTG gtgtttGGTTTCCTCAACATGTTCGTGTGGGCGGGAAACGCCTGGTTCGTGTACAAGGAGACTCGCTGGCACTCGCAGAAATTCTCCTCCCAGCCCGGGCCTTCGAGGCAACAGGTCCCGGCGCCAATCTAA
- the atxn7l1 gene encoding ataxin-7-like protein 1 isoform X2 gives MATLDRQIPSPDTFLCEPWSSFVSAAKLRFVDNTDSSLDISDREPYCLGGATKLGKQEMLVCSPFPALEDFHLVVCHVCSSVVTPQGILTHYEKRHSSPVPSKGPLVPMKPKAPAVAPAVAPSPGDTLAFRVPKDYPHSRFSKAPLAVYPPKGARNKTCVSLPVVSLEKMPCLSRGDSSSHVRLGSSSSSSSSSSPSFHKSSSVTPAASQRSGEKLTNGRSTGGPSTPRSATPPSSLDKRPSPARSPLDRRGSSTPSPSPLDRKASSSPSPSHRSVAPPALTSPSPLEKKHQNGTKTSSKPHKRLSGRVFDPNKHCGVQDPETKRPCTRSLTCKTHSLTHRRAVPGRRKQFDILLAEHKGRAKEKEGAKEKDGAQGGKEGSGQSVPPAEAASPGKSHCPNGRLLSTLKLRLANAHIPRVPGGSAASTSAPLLPAAAPALVSSAEPSPHGWVTTAGDGGRLSSDEGEAESPEDAGAPAFHYSTRHPQPSGVCVFSSRLMGRGHYVFDRRWDRMRLALQNMVEKHLNAQMWRKVPLAAESLLSSSSSSSSSSSPSGTSSITSQHAPLPTSASNTLSYTATFPQSAATAVVFNIRDSPQPHAPGRARNGAHRASRPSKDTEDPAVASKKRKNSFYSSSPFFPTVENHKRNGSSFHPALQGSGGSAASPARKKGLGRGDGGLWSGSDDWLSKPEGSQSHNSQNSREHAASSVPYSPSREPASAPHQPMAPPTGPLAYGGGAEGRKRRSPSSYRGKASKLSRPDGLDSLFGKGSDSILASGPESSRQAKLHH, from the exons ATGGCGACACTGGATCGCCAAATACCAAGTCCGGATACCTTCCTCTGCGAGCCTTGGTCTTCCTTCGTCAGTGCGGCTAAATTACGTTTTGTTGACA ACACAGACTCGTCTTTGGATATCAGCGACAGGGAGCCATACTGCCTCGGCGGGGCCACGAAGCTCGGCAAACAAG AGATGCTCGTCTGCAGCCCGTTCCCAGCACTGGAGGATTTTCATCTTGTCGTCTGCCATGTCTGCAGCAGTGTGGTCACTCCTCAGGGCATCCTCACACACTATG AAAAGCGACACAGCTCCCCCGTCCCTTCCAAGGGCCCGCTGGTACCCATGAAGCCCAAAGCCCCCGCCGTGGCCCCCGCGGTGGCCCCCAGTCCGGGGGACACGCTGGCATTCAGGGTCCCAAAGGACTACCCCCACTCCCGCTTCAGCAAGGCACCGCTCGCCGTGTATCCACCGAAGGGGGCTCGGAACAAGACGTG TGTATCGCTGCCAGTCGTGAGCCTGGAGAAGATGCCCTGTCTGAGTCGAGGCGATTCATCCTCGCACGTGCGCCtcggttcctcctcctcctcctcctcctcctcctcgccttcCTTCCACAAGTCCTCATCCGTCACTCCCGCCGCCTCCCAGCGTTCCGGCGAGAAGCTCACAAACGGCCGCTCAACCGGCGGGCCGTCCACGCCGCGCTCCGCCACGCCTCCATCCTCCCTGGATAAGCGGCCCAGCCCGGCGCGCTCGCCACTGGACAGGCGGGGCTCGTCCACGCCGTCCCCATCCCCGCTGGACCGGAAAGCCTCCTCGTCGCCCTCGCCTTCTCACCGATCGGTCGCTCCGCCGGCCCTGACGTCGCCGTCGCCGTTGGAGAAAAAGCACCAGAACGGGACGAAAACTTCCTCCAAGCCGCACAAAAGACTCTCAG GGAGAGTGTTTGATCCCAACAAGCACTGTGGAGTGCAGGACCCGGAGACCAAACGGCCCTGCACGCGGTCCCTCACCTGCAAG aCTCACTCCTTAACCCATCGCCGAGCCGTCCCCGGCCGGAGGAAACAGTTCGACATCCTCCTGGCCGAACACAAGGGGCGCGCCAAGGAGAAGGAGGGAGCGAAGGAGAAGGACGGAGCGCAGGGGGGAAAGGAGGGCTCCGGACAGAGCGTCCCGCCGGCGGAGGCCGCAAGCCCCGGCAAATCTCACTGCCCCAACGGGCGACTCCTGTCCACGCTCAAGCTCCGGCTGGCCAACGCACACATACCAAG GGTTCCCGGCGGCTCCGCTGCGTCCACCTCCGCTCCCCTGCTCCCAGCCGCCGCTCCCGCCCTGGTCTCCAGCGCGGAGCCGTCCCCCCACGGCTGGGTGACGACAGCGGGAGACGGCGGGCGGCTCTCCAGCGACGAGGGAGAGGCAGAGTCTCCGGAAGACGCCGGCGCACCTGCTTTCCACTACTCCACTCGTCACCCACAGCCTTCGGGG gTTTGCGTCTTCAGCAGCCGGCTCATGGGACGGGGCCACTACGTGTTTGACCGGCGGTGGGACCGCATGAGGCTGGCGCTTCAGAATATGGTGGAGAAACACCTCAACGCACAAATGTGGAG GAAGGTGCCTCTGGCAGCCGagagcctcctctcctcctcctcctcctcctcctcctcctcctcaccctccggTACCTCCTCCATTacttcccagcatgctcctTTGCCCACCTCCGCCTCCAACACGCTCTCCTACACCGCCACGTTCCCTCAGTCGGCGGCAACAGCCGTCGTTTTCAACATCAGAGACTCCCCGCAGCCCCACGCGCCGGGGAGAGCCCGGAACGGCGCTCACCGAGCCAGCCGGCCATCCAAAGACACGGAGGACCCTGCGGTGGCATCTAAGAAGAGAAAGAACTCTTTCTACTCGTCTTCTCCCTTCTTTCCCACCGTGGAGAATCACAAGAGGAACGGCAGCAGCTTTCATCCGGCGTTACAAGGCTCGGGGGGCAGCGCCGCCTCCCCGGCCAGGAAGAAGGGACTGGGCCGAGGGGACGGAGGACTGTGGAGCGGCTCGGACGACTGGCTGTCCAAACCCGAGGGCTCGCAGAGCCACAACTCCCAGAACAG CCGCGAACACGCTGCCTCCAGCGTCCCCTACTCACCCAGCAGAGAGCCGGCCTCGGCCCCCCACCAGCCCATGGCGCCCCCCACGGGGCCCTTAGCGTacgggggaggggcggaggggaggaagaggaggagtcccAGCTCCTACAGAGGCAAAGCCAGCAAGCTGAGCCGGCCAGACGGTCTGGACAGCCTCTTCGGCAAAGGGAGCGACAGCATCCTGGCTTCAGGCCCCGAGTCTTCCAGACAG GCCAAGTTGCATCACTGA